The following proteins come from a genomic window of Synechococcus sp. BIOS-E4-1:
- a CDS encoding Nif11-like leader peptide family natural product precursor: MISPELERFFPMVAGSKDLQQQLTCTKEVADAAQLAQDLGFQITDAEVMLAQANRIISMPIRDQEQIAQGYQAEFVAQWRQGGQGYLNATGHRAQGTG, encoded by the coding sequence ATCATCAGTCCGGAACTAGAGCGCTTCTTTCCTATGGTCGCTGGCAGCAAAGATTTGCAGCAGCAACTGACATGCACCAAAGAGGTTGCCGATGCCGCACAACTTGCGCAAGACCTGGGATTTCAAATCACAGACGCTGAAGTGATGCTGGCTCAAGCGAATCGGATTATCTCCATGCCGATCAGGGACCAAGAACAAATAGCCCAGGGGTATCAGGCTGAATTCGTTGCACAATGGCGTCAAGGTGGACAGGGCTACCTCAATGCCACAGGGCACAGGGCACAGGGCACAGGTTGA